A single window of Ischnura elegans chromosome 8, ioIscEleg1.1, whole genome shotgun sequence DNA harbors:
- the LOC124163846 gene encoding allatotropins-like, producing MPRTSRGSVPWLGGMPSSPLALCLFIVAAVLLSAAVSTVDASPRYPSRMRGSFQQGDQKGQRTTRGFKNLELSVARGFGKRSGEDSAVGAGAGEESQRAPHALLQAAPGRLRWFSGGQQENGEDSEALEGEARKDIINPYPWQFGPGSRFPDQWLADEVAGNPGLAQVLVRRFVDEDGDGEVTAEEMLRPFSS from the exons ATGCCGAGGACATCTCGCGGGAGCGTGCCGTGGCTCGGAGGCATGCCGTCATCCCCCCTCGCCCTCTGTCTCTTCATCGTCGCGGCCGTGCTGCTGTCGGCCGCCGTCTCCACGGTGGATGCCTCACCCCGCTACCCTTCCCGGATGCGGGGCAGTTTCCAGCAGGGCGACCAGAAGGGACAGCGCACGACCCGCGGCTTCAAGAATCTCGAGCTGTCGGTGGCGCGGGGCTTTGGCAAGCGGTCGGGCGAGGATAGCGCGGTGGGAGCAGGCGCCGGGGAGGAGTCGCAGAGGGCGCCGCACGCGCTCCTGCAGGCCGCACCCGGAAGGCTCCGGTGGTTCAGCGGCGGACAGCAGGAGAATGGGGAGGACTCGGAGGCGTTGGAAGGCGAGGCAAGGAAAGACATCATCAATCCATACCCGTGGCAGTTCGGACCCGGCAGCAG GTTTCCCGACCAATGGCTAGCGGACGAAGTGGCCGGCAACCCGGGACTTGCACAGGTTTTAGTGAGGCGATTTGTGGACGAAGATGGCGATGGTGAGGTGACCGCAGAGGAGATGCTGAGGCCATTCTCATCATAG